A window of the Acidovorax sp. YS12 genome harbors these coding sequences:
- a CDS encoding circularly permuted type 2 ATP-grasp protein, with amino-acid sequence MLDAQGNVRPHYHAFAQWLASQPDEAMAARRLEADLNFRRIGITFSMAGDADGTERLIPFDLIPRVIPAAEWRRLDQGLKQRVRALNMFIHDIYHDHDIVRAGIVPAEQVFLNAQYRPEMQDVTVAENIYCHVAGIDIVRANAGEFYVLEDNLRVPSGVSYMLENRKMSMRLMPEMFSRARVAPVAHYPDLLLDNLREVAPRNIDDPTVVVLTPGMYNSAYFEHAFLAQQMGVELVEGKDLFVDQNTVYMRTTRGPQRVDVIYRRVDDDFLDPLSFRADSALGVPGLLSACRAQRITLANAIGTGLADDKSTYLFVPDMIRFYLGEEPILSNVPTWQCSRPSELSHVLAHLPELVVKEVHGAGGYGMLVGPTASRAELDEFRARILAHPGHYIAQPTLALSTTPTYVESGVAPRHVDLRPYVLCGKEIRTVPGGLCRVALKEGSLVVNSSQGGGTKDTWVLEE; translated from the coding sequence ATGCTGGACGCCCAAGGCAACGTGCGCCCGCATTACCACGCCTTTGCCCAGTGGCTTGCCAGCCAGCCTGACGAGGCCATGGCGGCGCGCCGCCTGGAGGCGGATCTGAACTTCCGCCGCATCGGCATCACCTTCTCGATGGCGGGCGACGCCGACGGCACCGAGCGCCTGATCCCGTTCGACCTGATCCCGCGCGTCATCCCCGCGGCCGAGTGGCGGCGGCTCGACCAGGGGCTGAAGCAGCGCGTGCGCGCGCTGAACATGTTCATCCACGACATCTACCACGACCACGACATCGTGCGCGCGGGCATCGTGCCGGCCGAGCAGGTGTTCCTCAACGCCCAGTACCGCCCCGAGATGCAGGACGTGACCGTGGCCGAGAACATCTACTGCCACGTGGCGGGCATCGACATCGTGCGCGCCAACGCCGGCGAGTTCTACGTGCTGGAGGACAACCTGCGCGTGCCCTCGGGCGTGTCGTACATGCTGGAGAACCGCAAGATGTCGATGCGGCTGATGCCCGAGATGTTCAGCCGCGCGCGCGTGGCCCCGGTGGCGCACTACCCCGACCTGCTGCTGGACAACCTGCGCGAGGTGGCGCCGCGCAACATCGACGACCCCACCGTGGTGGTGCTCACCCCGGGCATGTACAACTCGGCCTACTTCGAGCACGCCTTCCTGGCCCAGCAGATGGGGGTGGAGCTGGTCGAGGGCAAGGACCTGTTCGTGGACCAGAACACGGTCTACATGCGCACCACGCGCGGCCCGCAGCGCGTGGACGTGATCTACCGCCGCGTGGACGACGACTTCCTCGACCCGCTGTCGTTCCGCGCCGACTCCGCCCTGGGCGTGCCGGGGCTGCTCTCGGCCTGCCGGGCGCAGCGCATCACGCTGGCCAACGCCATCGGCACCGGGCTGGCGGACGACAAGTCCACCTACCTGTTCGTGCCGGACATGATCCGCTTCTACCTGGGCGAGGAGCCCATCCTCTCCAACGTGCCCACCTGGCAGTGCAGCCGCCCAAGCGAGCTGTCGCACGTGCTGGCGCACCTGCCCGAGCTGGTGGTCAAGGAGGTGCACGGCGCCGGGGGCTACGGCATGCTGGTCGGCCCGACGGCCAGCCGCGCCGAGCTGGACGAGTTCCGCGCCCGCATCCTGGCCCACCCCGGCCACTACATCGCCCAGCCCACGCTGGCGCTGTCCACCACGCCCACCTACGTGGAGTCGGGCGTGGCGCCGCGCCACGTCGATTTGCGGCCCTACGTGCTGTGCGGCAAGGAAATCCGCACCGTGCCCGGCGGCCTGTGCCGCGTGGCGCTCAAGGAGGGCTCGCTGGTGGTCAACAGCAGCCAGGGCGGCGGCACCAAGGACACCTGGGTGCTGGAGGAATGA